In the Gossypium raimondii isolate GPD5lz chromosome 9, ASM2569854v1, whole genome shotgun sequence genome, one interval contains:
- the LOC105798095 gene encoding transcription factor PIF4 isoform X1 gives MFSNFFSEFPVYDPMDHQHEQQEDDKSLKHKNNLMQREVNELSGMAIGSSHCGSNQVRNDGDLSRGSSNGIGTTSTGLSVGTSKDDEDDDNGGQVENEKGTSGGVTSSQKRKNRDGREDYECQCEFAEVKPVRRSGSCRRQSRAAEVHNLSERRRRDRINEKMRALQELIPHCNKTDKASMLDEAIEYLKSLQLQLQVMWMGNGMAPMMFPGIQHYMSPMAMGTAPPTMPSIQNQRFIQNPTFSEQYARFLGFHHMQTASQPINMFGYGSQTTPQSPTVLGFSNGSNPLNGGTTATNNTSLSGKIGGEVQLECKTTANTGFN, from the exons TTTTCTCTGAATTTCCAGTTTATGACCCCATGGATCACCAACATGAACAACAAGAGGATGATAAAAGTTTGAAACATAAGAACAATTTGATGCAAAGAGAAGTTAATGAACTTTCAGGAATGGCAATTGGGTCAAGCCATTGTGGAAGCAATCAAGTTCGAAATGATGGAGATCTTAGCAGAGGATCAAGCAATGGAATTGGAACTACATCCACTGGTTTATCTGTAGGGACATCTaaagatgatgaagatgatgataatggtGGCCAAGTTGAAAATGAGAAAGGAACTTCAGGTGGAGTCACTAGTAGCCAGAAAAGGAAGAACAGAGATGGTAGGGAAGATTATGAGTGTCAATGTGAG TTTGCTGAAGTTAAGCCAGTCCGACGATCTGGGTCTTGTCGTCGCCAGAGTCGAGCTGCCGAAGTTCATAATTTATCGGAGAGG AGAAGAAGGGATAGGATCAATGAGAAGATGAGAGCATTACAAGAACTCATCCCTCACTGCAATAAG ACAGATAAAGCATCTATGCTAGATGAAGCCATTGAATATTTGAAGTCACTTCAATTACAACTTCAG GTCATGTGGATGGGAAATGGGATGGCCCCAATGATGTTCCCTGGAATCCAACATTATATGTCCCCCATGGCAATGGGAACAGCTCCACCTACAATGCCTTCAATTCAAAACCAACGTTTTATTCAAAATCCTACTTTTTCTGAACAATATGCACGTTTTTTAGGCTTTCATCATATGCAAACAGCTTCTCAG CCAATTAATATGTTTGGTTATGGCTCCCAAACTACACCTCAAAGTCCCACGGTATTAGGCTTTAGCAATGGCAGTAACCCACTCAATGGAGGAACAACTGCTACCAATAATACTTCTCTAAGTGGCAAGATAG GTGGAGAGGTTCAACTTGAGTGCAAGACCACTGCCAATACGGGATTTAACTGA